In the genome of Hydrogenophaga sp. PBL-H3, the window AGCGAAGGCCTTCGAGCTCGTGGACTTCGCCGCGCTTGGGCACGTGGCCCATGGCGTGGGCGATCATGCCGCCGATGGTGTCGAAGTCGTCTTCCGGGAGCTTCAGGCCAAAGGATTCGTTGATGCGTTCGATCGGCGTGTCGCCGCTCACGCGCCAGGTGCTGTCGGCCAGACCGAAGATGTCGCCTTCGTCTTCGGCCACGTCGAATTCGTCTTCGATCTCGCCGACGATTTCTTCCAGCACGTCTTCGATGGTGATGAGGCCAGCCACGCGGCCGAACTCGTCGATCACGATGGCCAGGTGGTTGCGGTTGCCGCGGAACTCGCGCAAGAGGTCGTTGAGCCCCTTGGTCTCGGGAACAAAGGTGGCGGGGCGAAGCAGGGCTCGGATGTTGAGCTCGGGTGCACGCTGCAGCTTGAGCAGGTCCTTGGCCAGCAAGATGCCGATGATGTTTTCGCGCTCACCTTCAAAGACCGGGAAACGCGAGTGCGCGGTGTCGATGACCAGATGAAGCAACTGGTCAAAGGGCGCATCGATGTCCAGCACATCCATGCGCGGTGTGGCCACCATCACGTCGCCAGCGGTCATGTCGGCGATGCGGATCACGCCTTCGAGCATCACCCGCGACTCGGCGTTGATGATGTCGTTGTCCTCGGCATCGGCGAGGGTCTCGATCAGTTCGTCCTTGGAATCCGGCCCGGGGTGAATGAACTCCGCGAGCTTTTGCAGGAAACCACGTTTGTCGGCATGCCGCAGGCTGCGCTGCGGCCCACTACTGGGAGGGGATTCGGCCACTGAAGGTTGGGGGGGTTGTAACGGTGCGAAAGGATACCCCAAGCGGGTGATCCAAAGCAAAAATGCGGCCAAGCCGCCAAGCCGCCAAGGCACCACCGTGCGTGTCAGCCGCGGACCCGTTCGCGAGCTTCGCGCACGCCTTGGCGAATGTCTTGCAACATGGCCAGCACACTCCAGAACTGTTTGGCCTGGGCCTTGAGGTGGTAGTCGGTGAGGGCCACCTGCTGGTTGACCATCTCGGTCACGCGCGAGTCAAAATCGGCCGGCGGCAGACGCAGGTGGGCTTCCGACTCGGAGCCGTCGCGCTCGATGATCGCGCCGGCATGGCGCGCTATCTTGAGCATGGCGGTGTTCTCCGACAAGGCATGGATGAACAGCTGCGTCACGCCTTCGTTGCGCGCGTGCATGACCGCGCGCTCGAACAACCGACTTCCATAGCCGCGTCCGCGTGCGCTCTTGGCCACCGACACGCCGAATTCGGCACAGCTGGTGTACTGCGGATCGATCGAGAAGGCCAGGTGGGCCATGGCGATCAGGTCGAGATTGCGGTTGAAGATGCCGAAGAGTTCGTCTCGCTCGAAATTGAGCTGATCTACATAGCGGGTGATCTGCTCTTCGTTGGCGGCGTAACCAAAACGCAGGTACCGATCGTGCGGCTCCAGCGCCAGCAGGTGGCCCAGGATGCGGTCGCGTTGGCCCGGGCCGATTGAGCGGATGGGCACCACGACACTGGTGGACGGGAACGCACGGTCATCGGCTACACGCGCGGCACCTGCCGGCGCGGGCACGGCTGGGCTGGCCGCACCTTGAGCGGGCGGCGTTGCAGACTTGAACCAGCGAGCGGAATCGACCATGGCTGAACTGTACGGGTTATCCCTATATCGACAAGGACTGACATCCCTAAACCCGCAGAATCCCGATGGGCGGGCGGCGAGCGACCGCCGGTCGCCCCGGGCCGAGATCTAAAGCGGCAAGGCGGTCGTGCTTTTCACTCTGTCCATCACGAAACTGGTCTTGCAGTCCTGCACGCTGGGGTGTTTGAGCAAGGTCTCCATGATGAAGCGCGAGTAGGCGGCCATGTCGGCCACCACCAACCGCAACTGAAAGTCCATCTCCCCGGTGAGTGCCGCGCATTCCACCACTTCGGGCCAGGCCAGCACGCTGGCGCGAAACAGGTCCATCGGGTTGCGCTTGGCGCTTCCGGTGTGTTTTTCCAGGCGCACGCTCACGTAGGCTGTGAGACCCAACCCCACGGCTTCCGGACGCACCAGGGCCACATAGCGGTCGATCACGTGCGCCTCTTCGAGCCGTCGCACGCGCCTCAGCACAGCGCTGGGCGACAGGCCCACCGCCTCGGCGATCTGGTCGTAGGTGGCGCGGCCATCGGCCTGCAGGCTGCGCAAAATGTGCCGATCAAGCTTGTCCAGTGCTTCCATACGGCGAATTATGCAGGTTTCCTGCAATGAGGACAAGAGAAGCGCCCTAAAACGCCGGATTCGTGACACGCTGCACCGATACAGTGGCGCATCCCCCCACGCCACCGGAGACCGCCATGAACTCAGCCCTGCCCACCGCCGTCCAGACCGCCGCGACCGAATGGGAGAACCCCATGGGCACCGACGGTTTCGAGTTCATCGAATACGCCGCGCCCGACCCGGTGGCCATGGGTGCGCTGTTCGAGCGCATGGGCTTCAAGCCGATCGCGAAGCACCGGCACAAGGCCGTGACGCTGTACCGCCAGGGCGAGATCAACTTCATCATCAATGCCGAGCCCGACAGCTTCGCGCAGCGCTTCGCGCGTTTGCATGGCCCCAGCGTGTGCGCGATCGCCTTCCGCGTGCGCGACGCCAAGGCCGCTTACGAGCGTGCGATTGCGCTCGGCGCCTGGGGCTACGCGCAGTCGGCCGGCCCGGGCGAACTGAACATCCCGGCCATCAAGGGCATCGGCGACTCCATCATCTATTTCATCGACCGCTGGCGCGGCAAAAACGGCACCAAAGAGGGCGACATCGGCAACATCGGCTTCTTCGACGTGGACTTCGAGCCGCTGCCCGGTGCCGAGCTCAACCCCGCAGGCCATGGCCTGACCTACATCGACCACCTCACGCACAACGTGCACCGCGGCCGCATGGACGAGTGGGCAGGCTTCTACGAGCGCCTGTTCAACTTCCGCGAGGTGCGCTACTTCGACATCGAGGGCCAGGCCACCGGCGTGAAGAGCAAGGCCATGACCAGTCCTTGCGGCAAGATCCGCATCCCGATCAACGAAGAAGGCAACGAGAAGGCGGGACAGATCCAGGAGTACCTGGACCGGTACCACGGCGAGGGGATCCAGCACATCGCCATGGGCTCGACCAACCTGTACGACACGGTGGACGCGCTGGAGCTCAGCGGCGTGAAGCTGCTCAACACCAGCGAGACCTACTACGAGCTGCTGCCCAAGCGCATCCCCAACCACAGTGAAAATGTGGAGGCGCTGAAGCAGCGCAACATCCTGGTGGATGGCGCGCCTGGTGAACTGCTGCTGCAGATCTTCAGCGAGAACCAGCTGGGCCCGATCTTCTTCGAGTTCATCCAGCGCAAGGGCAACCAGGGCTTCGGTGAGGGCAACTTCAAGGCGCTCTTCGAGACCATGGAACTCGACCAGGTGCGCCGCGGCGTGCTCAAGGCCTGAGGGCGCACGCCATGGCCGTTGAACCCGTTGTGTATGGTGCCAGCGAGCGTCCACCGCGCGGTGACTACTCGCGCGCGCTGGCCGACTACACCTGCCCGCAAAACTGGGCCTCGTACACCGCGGCCGACCACGACACCTATCGCCGCCTCTACGAGCGCCAGACCGCGCTGTTGCCCGGCCTGGCATGCGACGCCTTCATCGAAGCCCTCCCCTCGCTGGGCATCAAGGATCACATTCCCCGCTTCGAGGAAATCAACGTTCGACTTCGGTCCGCGACCGGCTGGGAGTTGGTGGCGGTGCCTGGCCTCATTCCGGAGCGCCCCTTTTTCGATCTTCTCGCCCACCGGCGCTTCCCCGTCACCGACTGGATTCGCAATCCGGAAGAGTTCGACTACATCGTTGAGCCCGACGTGTTTCACGACCTGTTCGGCCACGTGCCGCTGCTGTTCAATCCGGTGTTCGCCGACTACGTGCAGCGCTACGGCGTCGGGGGCCTGAAGGCGCACGACCTGGGCGCGGGCGAACTGCTTTCGCGGCTGTATTGGTACACCATCGAATTCGGCCTGATCCGCCAGGCCAACGGGCTGCGGGCTTATGGCGCTGGCATCCTGAGTTCGTCAGGCGAGCTGCGCCACAGCGTCACCAGCCCCAAGCCACGGCGCATCGCGCTGGACCTGCTGCGCTGCATGCGCACGCGCTACAAGATCGACGACTACCAGGCCACCTACTTCGTCATCGACAGCTTCGAACAGCTGTTCGATATGACCGCGCCCGACTTCGCACCGCTCTACGAGACGGTGCGCTCGCTTGGTGAACTCGGGGCCGACGCGACCATCGCAAGCGACTCGTTCATCACCCTGGGGTGAAACGCCAGCGCGACGTGCGCTGCGCCGGGCACGAGGCGGTTGTCAGCGCCGGGCAAAGTAGCAGTGGACGCCGGGAAGACGATGTTGTCGGTGTTGCTGTACCAACAGACGAAGCGCCCCGTGTTGCGCTGCGGGTGCAAAAGCAGTTCGCGCGCCAGCAACGCCTGCTGCCAGTCGCCGTCGTGGCGCATCTGACGCCCGTTGTTCAAATGGCTGAACCGCGCCAGCCACGTGCCGCGGTGAGGTGATCCGATGGTGATGACCTTGTCGATGCGAGCACTGGCGTCTGCGGCGCTGGCCAACCACGCCCGCGCCGCCAGCCCGCCCATGCTGTGACAGATGAGCGTAGGCGCCCGGCCTGTCAGCGCCGTCGCGCGGTTCACGGCAGCATCGACGAGCGGCACGTACTCGTCAATCGAGCCGAAGATCGGCTCCAGGTTGACCGACACGTAGGGCACCTGGAGTTCGCGCAGCCGCCTCATCCAGGGCAACCAGAATCCGCGGTTGCAAACAAATCCGTGAATCAAGACCACCGCGGGACGGGAGGTGTCTGAAGCGGCAACGGTGTCGGGCATGTGCCGCCAGCAGAAGGGCTGCCGCCAGCCAAACACCTGCGGAGCCACCCTCACCTCTTGCCACCAGGCGGCGATCCATTGAGACACCTGGGCCCGGGTGCTTGCGTCCCCCCGGTTGACCACCGCTGCAGCCACCATTTCAATCGCAAGGACCGCCGCGTACCCCAGGAACACAAAGACGACACCTGCAACAGCCCAGACCGCAGAGCGTGGCCCCATCGCCCATAGCCATAGACTGGCCGCCGCCAATGCGCCCAGCACGATCGCCTGTTGCAGTCGGGCCAACGTCGACGGTGACTCGTGGGTCCGCACCAAGAGATTGGGTGTGTTCAAGGGTTCCATCACCAAACTATCGCATGGCCGCCATGCAATCCGCCTTGCGCACGCACAAAGCGATCACGCGCGACACTCATAGGGCAGCGACAGGGCTAGACTCTTCGCAAGTCGCCCGCCTAACCATGAGCCAGAACACCAGTGCCGCAGACCTCATCCGGACGCATCTTGCGCGTGTGGATCAGTTGCGCCGGCAGGCACACACTGAAGGCTGGCAGTCGGCTGTCGACGAAGTCAAGTTGCTGCAAGCCCATCGATTTCGAGCGACCTATTCCGACTTCTTGCAGCATCCGCGGTACGCACCGGCCACCCGATTCTTTCTGGACGAGCTTTATGGCGTACACGATTTCGTCCAACGTGACGCCCAGTTCTCGCGAATCGCTGGAGCCCTTGAGCGTTTGTTTCCAGAGGCGGTGGCCCAACTCGCAGTGGATCTCGCCGAGACCCACGCGCTGACTGAAGTGCTTGACCAGAAGCTGGCCACCCACTGGCAGACGCTTGATCCTGGCTTACCTGCAGCGACCCGCTATATCTTGAGCTGGCGCCTGACCAACTCCAGAGAGTCCCGCGAGCGGCAGCTGACGGTCATTCAACACATGGGACTTGAATTGCAGCGGCTCACGCGCATGAAGAGCCTGCGCCTTGGCCTTCGCATGATGCGCAATCCAGCGCGTGTGGCCGGTCTTGACGTCCTTCAGCACTTTCTGGAAAGCGGTTTCGATGCGTTCTCAAGCCTGGGCGATGCACGACCGTTCCTGAACGCGATCAATGAACGCGAGTCCCGCTGGGTGCAGGCCTTCTTCGAGCAACCCATGGACGCTTGCAGCGAAGCACTAACCCGTGAGTTGACCAGCAGCAACTGAGTCAAACGGCGCAGCGCCCAGCCCAACTGAACTCCCTCAGAACGAGATCCGCCAGCATGATCGCCTCGCACGACAAGAGCACGGTAGCAGCCAGCCTGGCCGCCCAGGGAATCACGGTCTTCGAGCGCGGCTGGCTTTCGTCAAACAACGTGCTGCTCATGGGCGACGGTCCGAGCTCACTCGTTGACTCCGGGTATTGCATTCATTCCCGTCAAACTGTCTCGCTTGTGCAAGGGGCGCTGAAAGGCCGCCCGCTGGACCTTCTACTGAACACGCACCTGCACAGCGATCATTGCGGGGGAAATGCCTCTCTGCAGGACGCGTTTCCTCAACTGCAAACACTGATTCCTCCGGGACAAGCGGGCTCGGTTGCAGATTGGGACCCTGTCGCGTTGACTTACGAACCCACAGGCCAATCATGCCCAGCGTTCAAGCACCAAGGAACCTTGAGGCCTGGCAAGAGCATTCAGTTGGGACGTGACGGTTGGGAAATTCACGCCGCGAAAGGGCACGATCCCCATTCGGTGATCCTGTTTCAGCGCGAGTCTGGAATCCTCATCTCGGCAGATGCCTTGTGGGGGAACGGATTTGGCATCGTTTTCCCGGAACTTGAAGGCACCGATGCCTTCGACGACGTATCCGCCACGTTGGATCTGATAGCAAGCTTGGCTCCCAGCGTCGTCATCCCCGGCCATGGAGCTGTCTTTTTCGATATCAGGGGAGCCCTGCAGCGAGCCCGTAGTCGCCTTGATCAGTTCGTGCGCCATCCGGCCAAGCACCGACGGCACGCGCTGAAGGTGCTGATCAAGTTCAAGCTTCTGGAATGGCAGTCCGTGTCCTTTGAAGACTTGCTTCATTGGTACAAGACCACGCCTTACATCTCGATCATTGAACAACGCACCACTTTCGCCAACGAACCATCTCTTGAAGACTCGCTCCAGACCTTGCTAGACGAACTGAACTCCAGTCGTGCACTGCGTCTGGAATCGGGTCACATCTACAACGCCTGAATGCGGAGAATGCGATCGAAGGACCACAGAACATTTGCCGCCATAAAGCCCAAACCCCCAGGCACCTGGAGGCACGAGGGGGTTTGGGGGGCTGGGTAAGAGCCTGACGATGACCTACTTTCACACGGGAACCCGCACTATCATCGGCGCAAAGGCGTTTCACTGTCCTGTTCGGGATGGGAAGGAGTGGTACCACCTCGCTATGGTCGTCAGGCATAACTTGTTGTCCTGACTGTGCACGCGCACAGCCCGAACGAATTCATAGAGCTTCGAATCAGCTGATTTTTTGATTGCTGCCAACGAGCTGAATCGACGTATCGATTCAAATCGGCATACACATGACATTTCTGTCGTATGACATTTGACTTTGAGATTTTATCAAAGTTATAGGGTCAAGCCTCACGAGCAATTAGTATCAGTTAGCTTAACGCATTACTGCGCTTCCACACCTGACCTATCAACGTCCTGGTCTTGAACGACTCTTTAGGGGGCTCAAGGCCCCGGCAGATCTCATCTTGGAACGAGTTTCCCGCTTAGATGCTTTCAGCGGTTATCTCTTCCGCACTTAGCTACCCGGCAATGCCACTGGCGTGACAACCGGTACACCAGAGGTGCGTCCACTCCGGTCCTCTCGTACTAGGAGCAGGCTTCCTCAAATCTGCAGCGCCCACGGAAGATAGGGACCAAACTGTCTCACGACGTTTTAAACCCAGCTCACGTACCTCTTTAAATGGCGAACAGCCATACCCTTGGGACCGGCTACAGCCCCAGGATGAGATGAGCCGACATCGAGGTGCCAAACACCGCCGTCGATATGAACTCTTGGGCGGTATCAGCCTGTTATCCCCAGAGTACCTTTTATCCGTTGAGCGATGGCCCTTCCATACAGAACCACCGGATCACTATGTCCTGCTTTCGCATCTGCTCGACTTGTCAGTCTCGCAGTTAAGCACGCTTATGCCATTGCACTATTAGCACGATGTCCGACCGTACCTAGCGTACCTTCGAACTCCTCCGTTACACTTTGGGAGGAGACCGCCCCAGTCAAACTGCCTACCATGCACTGTCCCCGATCCAGATAATGGACCTAGGTTAGAACCTCAAACACACCAGGGTGGTATTTCAACGTTGGCTCCACAAGATCTAGCGACCCTGCTTCAAAGCCTCCCACCTATCCTACACAGATCTGTTCAAAGTCCAATACAAAGCTACAGTAAAGGTTCATGGGGTCTTTCCGTCTTTCCGCGGGGAGATTGCATCATCACAAACATTTCAACTTCGCTGAGTCTCAGGAGGAGACAGTGTGGCCATCGTTACGCCATTCGTGCAGGTCGGAACTTACCCGACAAGGAATTTCGCTACCTTAGGACCGTTATAGTTACGGCCGCCGTTTACTGGGACTTCGATCAAGAGCTTGCACCCCATCAATTAATCTTCCAGCACCGGGCAGGCGTCACACCCTATACGTCCACTTTCGTGTTTGCAGAGTGCTGTGTTTTTAATAAACAGTCGCAGCCACCAATTTTTTGCAACCCATTCGTGCTCAGATGTTCTCATCACACTACTAGGGCACACCTTCTTCCGAAGTTACGGTGTCAATTTGCCGAGTTCCTTCTCCTGAGTTCTCTCAAGCGCCTTAGAATACTCATCTCGCGCACCAGTGTCGGTT includes:
- the phhA gene encoding phenylalanine 4-monooxygenase; protein product: MAVEPVVYGASERPPRGDYSRALADYTCPQNWASYTAADHDTYRRLYERQTALLPGLACDAFIEALPSLGIKDHIPRFEEINVRLRSATGWELVAVPGLIPERPFFDLLAHRRFPVTDWIRNPEEFDYIVEPDVFHDLFGHVPLLFNPVFADYVQRYGVGGLKAHDLGAGELLSRLYWYTIEFGLIRQANGLRAYGAGILSSSGELRHSVTSPKPRRIALDLLRCMRTRYKIDDYQATYFVIDSFEQLFDMTAPDFAPLYETVRSLGELGADATIASDSFITLG
- a CDS encoding FFLEELY motif protein, translating into MSQNTSAADLIRTHLARVDQLRRQAHTEGWQSAVDEVKLLQAHRFRATYSDFLQHPRYAPATRFFLDELYGVHDFVQRDAQFSRIAGALERLFPEAVAQLAVDLAETHALTEVLDQKLATHWQTLDPGLPAATRYILSWRLTNSRESRERQLTVIQHMGLELQRLTRMKSLRLGLRMMRNPARVAGLDVLQHFLESGFDAFSSLGDARPFLNAINERESRWVQAFFEQPMDACSEALTRELTSSN
- the hppD gene encoding 4-hydroxyphenylpyruvate dioxygenase; translated protein: MNSALPTAVQTAATEWENPMGTDGFEFIEYAAPDPVAMGALFERMGFKPIAKHRHKAVTLYRQGEINFIINAEPDSFAQRFARLHGPSVCAIAFRVRDAKAAYERAIALGAWGYAQSAGPGELNIPAIKGIGDSIIYFIDRWRGKNGTKEGDIGNIGFFDVDFEPLPGAELNPAGHGLTYIDHLTHNVHRGRMDEWAGFYERLFNFREVRYFDIEGQATGVKSKAMTSPCGKIRIPINEEGNEKAGQIQEYLDRYHGEGIQHIAMGSTNLYDTVDALELSGVKLLNTSETYYELLPKRIPNHSENVEALKQRNILVDGAPGELLLQIFSENQLGPIFFEFIQRKGNQGFGEGNFKALFETMELDQVRRGVLKA
- a CDS encoding HlyC/CorC family transporter; amino-acid sequence: MAESPPSSGPQRSLRHADKRGFLQKLAEFIHPGPDSKDELIETLADAEDNDIINAESRVMLEGVIRIADMTAGDVMVATPRMDVLDIDAPFDQLLHLVIDTAHSRFPVFEGERENIIGILLAKDLLKLQRAPELNIRALLRPATFVPETKGLNDLLREFRGNRNHLAIVIDEFGRVAGLITIEDVLEEIVGEIEDEFDVAEDEGDIFGLADSTWRVSGDTPIERINESFGLKLPEDDFDTIGGMIAHAMGHVPKRGEVHELEGLRFTVLHTKGGAVKWFKVAPIPAEP
- a CDS encoding Lrp/AsnC family transcriptional regulator, with the protein product MEALDKLDRHILRSLQADGRATYDQIAEAVGLSPSAVLRRVRRLEEAHVIDRYVALVRPEAVGLGLTAYVSVRLEKHTGSAKRNPMDLFRASVLAWPEVVECAALTGEMDFQLRLVVADMAAYSRFIMETLLKHPSVQDCKTSFVMDRVKSTTALPL
- a CDS encoding esterase/lipase family protein, with protein sequence MEPLNTPNLLVRTHESPSTLARLQQAIVLGALAAASLWLWAMGPRSAVWAVAGVVFVFLGYAAVLAIEMVAAAVVNRGDASTRAQVSQWIAAWWQEVRVAPQVFGWRQPFCWRHMPDTVAASDTSRPAVVLIHGFVCNRGFWLPWMRRLRELQVPYVSVNLEPIFGSIDEYVPLVDAAVNRATALTGRAPTLICHSMGGLAARAWLASAADASARIDKVITIGSPHRGTWLARFSHLNNGRQMRHDGDWQQALLARELLLHPQRNTGRFVCWYSNTDNIVFPASTATLPGADNRLVPGAAHVALAFHPRVMNESLAMVASAPSSPSERTVS
- a CDS encoding GNAT family N-acetyltransferase → MVDSARWFKSATPPAQGAASPAVPAPAGAARVADDRAFPSTSVVVPIRSIGPGQRDRILGHLLALEPHDRYLRFGYAANEEQITRYVDQLNFERDELFGIFNRNLDLIAMAHLAFSIDPQYTSCAEFGVSVAKSARGRGYGSRLFERAVMHARNEGVTQLFIHALSENTAMLKIARHAGAIIERDGSESEAHLRLPPADFDSRVTEMVNQQVALTDYHLKAQAKQFWSVLAMLQDIRQGVREARERVRG
- a CDS encoding MBL fold metallo-hydrolase — encoded protein: MIASHDKSTVAASLAAQGITVFERGWLSSNNVLLMGDGPSSLVDSGYCIHSRQTVSLVQGALKGRPLDLLLNTHLHSDHCGGNASLQDAFPQLQTLIPPGQAGSVADWDPVALTYEPTGQSCPAFKHQGTLRPGKSIQLGRDGWEIHAAKGHDPHSVILFQRESGILISADALWGNGFGIVFPELEGTDAFDDVSATLDLIASLAPSVVIPGHGAVFFDIRGALQRARSRLDQFVRHPAKHRRHALKVLIKFKLLEWQSVSFEDLLHWYKTTPYISIIEQRTTFANEPSLEDSLQTLLDELNSSRALRLESGHIYNA